One window of Longimicrobium sp. genomic DNA carries:
- a CDS encoding (2Fe-2S)-binding protein → MPPSVSISVSVNGSGHQREVEPRLLLSDFIRHELGLTGTHVGCEHGVCGACTVLMDGLPVRSCLIFAAQADGCELRTVEGLADGDTLHPLQEAFRDAHGLQCGFCTPGFLMTLIPFLAENPDPTEDDVRLAISGNLCRCTGYAKIVDAVLLAAERARGASAGLLSIDPDPQPVEAV, encoded by the coding sequence ATGCCGCCATCCGTCTCCATCTCCGTATCCGTCAACGGCTCCGGGCACCAGCGCGAGGTGGAGCCGCGGCTGCTGCTGAGCGACTTCATCCGCCACGAGCTGGGGCTCACCGGCACGCACGTGGGGTGCGAGCACGGCGTCTGCGGCGCGTGCACCGTGCTGATGGACGGGCTGCCCGTGCGCAGCTGCCTGATCTTCGCCGCGCAGGCGGACGGGTGCGAGCTGCGGACCGTGGAGGGGCTGGCGGACGGGGATACGCTGCACCCGCTGCAGGAGGCCTTTCGCGACGCGCACGGGCTGCAGTGCGGCTTCTGCACGCCGGGGTTCCTGATGACGCTGATTCCCTTCCTGGCCGAGAACCCCGATCCCACCGAGGACGACGTCCGCCTGGCCATCTCCGGCAACCTCTGCCGCTGCACCGGCTACGCGAAGATCGTCGACGCCGTGCTCCTTGCGGCCGAGCGGGCGCGCGGCGCGTCGGCCGGCCTCCTCTCCATCGACCCCGATCCCCAGCCGGTGGAGGCCGTGTGA